GTCCGGATGAACGAGTCCATCGGACTCCACGGGCTGACCGTGCTGCGCGCCCTGGCCGATCAGGCGGACGGCCGCCCCCTCCAGATCCTCACCCACTGCAACGCCGGCTGGCTGGCCACGGTTGACTGGGGGACCGCTCTGGCACCGGTCTACAAGGCCCACGCCGCCGGAATCCCCATCCATGTCTGGGTGGGTGAAACCCGACCCCGCAATCAGGGAGCGGCCCTGACCGCCTGGGAGCTCGAAAGCCATGGAATTCCCCACACTCTGATTGTCGACAACGCCGGGGGACACCTGATGCAGACCGGGAAGGTGGATCTCTGCCTCGTGGGCACGGACCGGACCACCGCTTCGGGCGATGTCTGCAACAAGATCGGCACCTACCTCAAGGCGCTGGCCGCCCACGACAACGGAGTTCCCTTTTACGTCGCCCTGCCCTCCCCAACCGTCGACTGGACGCTCGGAGACGGACGGCGCATCCCGATCGAAGAGCGCAGCCCGCGGGAAGTCACCCACCTCCGCGGCCTGGACCCCGCCGGACGGGAGACGGAGATCCGGATCGCTCCGGAAGGCAGTCCGGCGGCCAATTACGCCTTTGACCTGACTCCGGCCCGATTGATCACCGGCCTGATCACCGAGCGGGGACTGGTCGCCGCATCCCGCGCGGCCCTTGCCGCCATGTATCCAGAATTCAAATATAGAGGGTCCCGACCGGATGACGATTGACTCCATCGGATTTGATGCCGACGACACCCTCTGGCACAACGAGGTGATCTTCGAGGAGACTCACGACCGTTACTGTGAGCTGCTTTCCCGCTACCATGATGCCCGCACCGTTGAGACGACTCTCCACCGGACCGAGATGCGCAATCTCGAGCTTTTCGGCTACGGAATCAAGGGGTTCGCCCTCTCCTCGATAGAGACCGCCATCCGCCTGACCGATGGGAAGATCAGCGCGGAGGAGATACGCTCCATTCTCGACCTGGCCAAGGCGATGATGCGCCATCCGGTCGAGCTCCTCCCGGACGCCGCGACGACCGTGCGCCGACTGGCGCAGGACCACCATCTCATCCTCATCACCAAGGGTGATCTGCGCGATCAGCAGCGCAAGATCGCCAAATCGGGCCTCGCCGGCTACTTCACCCACACCGAAGTCGTTGCCGAGAAGGACCGGGAAACCTATGCGCGCATCCTCGAACGCGCCCGGGTCAGGCCGGAACGCTTCGTCATGGTCGGCAATTCGATCAAGTCGGACATCCTGCCGGTCCTCGACCTGGGCGGGATCGGCGTTCACATCCCCTACCAGACGACCTGGGTGCACGAAAGGGCGGAAAGCCCGGAGAACCATGATCGGTTCTTCGAGCTCGCCTCAATGACCGGACTGCCGGAACTGGTATCGCGACTCAGCTCAGGACATACTGCCACTGGGCCTCGCGGGCCGAACGGGCGGCCTTGAGGGCCCCGATGGCCACGTAACGCTGGTAATCCTTGCCGGCCGGCCGCACCTTCGGATTTTCGTAGCCCTCTTCCACCAGGTGCCTCTGCAGTTCAGTGTCGATTCCCTTGATCTGGCTGCCTCCCCCGGTGATGATGATGTTCTGGAGCATCTGCTCGATCGAGTCTCCCGAAGCCCGTGCGATCAGTGCCTTGGTCGCCTGAAGAACCCGGTGGAAGAGATCATTGCAGGCATTCCCGATGACATCGCCCAACTCGATTGTCCGGGCCTTGCCGCCGATGAGGACCTTGACGTCGATCGGCTTGCGGCTGGCGCCCACGTAGGCGTGCTCCTCCTTGATGGAACGCACCTTGAGCAGAGAAAGGCCGCTTTCCGGATACTGTTGGTTGATGGCGGCGAGGATCTTCTCGTCGATCGAATCGCCGGCCAGGGGGAAACTGATCTGATCCTCGGCGGTCGGAAAGACCCCCTGGACAAGGCAGAGATCAGTCGAGCCCGCTCCGATATCCACAAAAAGAGAGTTGTTGACCGGGTCCACGTAGTTCGGCTGACCGACCCGGGCGTCATCACGGACTCCCAGGGCTGCGAGGAATGGCTCCGGAATGACGAGAATCCGGTCAAAGGAACCCGCCACGGCATAGCGGAGATCCTCCCGGGCCTGATGCCCCGCGTTGGCGGGAAGACCGATGACCGCCCGGATCTCGGCGTCGCCCGACGGATCGACGAGCTGCCGGACATGGGCAACAAAGGTCTTTGCAGCCTCCCGCTCCTGGATGACGCCGTCACCAAGCGGATTGACCAGCCGGACGTGCAGCTTGTTCTTGAGCGCTTCCTCGCCGAAGAGAACCACGGCGTTCCCCGGGATGATCCCGTTGATGATGCCTTCTTTCACGTACCCGACCACCGTGGGCACAATCTTGCCCAGCTGGATGTCGTCGGAATCGGCCGCACCCGTGATGATGCTCGACTTGTTGGTCCCGAAATCGAATCCCAGGACAATGGGTTTGCCCGACGCCTTCCTGACGGTCTGCGGGGAGGGCGATGGTTTGGCGGAGGCGGCGGCCTCGCCGGCTTTGGCGGGTTCTGGTGTACTCATGGTGCAGTGACGGTTGCTTGTATGGTTTTGAGTTGGTTGGCCGGGCTGAAAGACCGGTCGCGAAAGCGGATTCGGCCGCCAGCTTGGGGAAAAGCGGCCCGGTTGCCAGCCTCTTTCCTGCCCGGATCGATCCGGCCGACTCAGGCGCCGAAATCGTATACCACGAAGCGTTTGACGTGCGGTTTCACACATTCCTCGATGAAACGGACATGAAGGGGATGTGACTGATAAAGGTCCGCCGCCGCCTGGTTCTCAAAGGTCATCGAGATGGCCACCGCGAAACTGTCGTCGACCACGCCCCGCGGGCTCGGCACTGCCACGCCGCTGCGAAACTCCAGGACCCCGGGTATCGGCCCGAGAAGATCCCGCGCCCCGTCGGCGACTTTCCTGCGATTCTCCTCCATGGGTTTGTCCGTCCAGAAGACGACTACGTGTGTGATCATGCCCCACTCTGACGAACCCGGCAGCCCGGTGGCAAGCGCGTCGTCCGCGGATGCCTGCTCCCTTCGACCGGCTCCAGGCTCCGGCCCCGGTGCCCGATTCAGGGTTGGCAGCCGGCTCCCGGGTCCGCAGATTGGGGTCATGGTGACCATCCGACCGGCTCAGCCGACTGATATTCCCCGTCTTGTGGACTTCAATCGGGCCCTCGCCCTCGAAACCGAGGGCCACGAACTGGCGGAAGCCACCCTTGAGCGCGGAGTCCGCCGATTGATCGAAAGGCCGGAGTACGGTTTCTATACCGTGGCAACCCGACCCGACGATCCCAGCGAGGTGATCGGATGCACCCTGATCACCTTCGAGTGGAGTGACTGGCGGGACGGCCTTATCTGGTGGATCCAGAGCGTCTACGTGGAGAAGGAATGGCGGGGCCGGGGCGTCTTTCGTGCCCTTCTCGATCACCTTGAAAAGCGGGGCCGGCAGGATCCCGAGGTCCGCGGCCTCCGGCTTTATGTCGAGGATGAGAACCATCAGGCCCACCGGACCTATGACCGGCTCGGGCTCCACTCCGCCCGCTACACCGTCCGGCAAAAGCTCTTCGATCCCGGGTGATTCTCACGGAAGCCCCGAAAAAGCCGCAACTTTTCCGTTTCCACTCGTGTAATGAACCCGGACTCTCTCCGGTCGACCGTACTTGCCCGGCGCTACTGCCAACGCTAGACCTGGACAATCGAGCTCCCCCCATGGACTCCCCGATCATCGAAACCAAAGGACTGACGAAACGCTTCGGCAATGTCGTCGCCCTCGATCGGGTGGACCTGGCCGTTCAACCGGGCCGGATCGGCCTGCTCGGTCCCAACGGGGCCGGCAAGACCACCCTGATCAAATGCCTCCTCCAGCTCGAAAACATCACCGAGGGATCGGCCCGGCTGCTCGGCTTCGAGGTGGGATCGGACGGCCGCGAGGCCCGGACCCGCGCCGGCTACGCGCCCGAGATCGACTGCCACATACCCGGCATGGCCGGTTGCGAGTATGTCACTTATTGCGCCCAGCTGAGTGGGCTGCCGTTTGCCGATGCCCGCCAACGGGCCCACGAGATGCTCGATTTCGTCGGCATGGGTCAGGAACGCTACCGACAGATCGATTCCTATTCGACCGGAATGCGCCAACGCGTCAAACTCGCTCAGGCCATCGTTCATGACCCCCAGCTCCTCTTCCTCGACGAGCCGACCAACGGTCTCGACCCCAAGGGACAGGAGAAAATGCTCGAACTGATTCATGAACTGGGCACCCGCCACGGCATGAGCATCGTCTTCTCCTCCCACCTGCTCCATGAGGTCGAGCAGGTCTGTGAGCAGATCATCATCATCGGCAAGGGGCGCGTCCTCGTCCACGACGCCCTCCAGAAACTGCGTGAACAGAGGGAGGGGGCCGCCGAAATTTCCCTGGCCGGCCGGCAGGAAGAGACTCTGGCCGCCTTCCGGGCGCGGGACTGGCCCTGCCAGACCCTGATCAATGGGAATCTGCGGGTTGAACACCATTCCGACTCCCTCAACCCCATCCTTGAGGTCCTTCGGGAAATCGGAGTCACCCCCATCGAAATGATTCCCAGTCCCAACGCGCTTCAGGAACATTTCATCGAGGCTCTGAAGACGGCCGGATCATGAGCCCCTCGCTTCTCGACGTCGGCTACCGACACTGGAACGGCACCGTCCGGCCGGTCTGGGCCCGTCGTGCCACCGTCGCCGGCCATACCCTGCGATCCTGCCTTCACGGCCGGTTCATCCGCTTCCTCCTCGGCATCTCCTGGGTGCTCAGTCTCGCCACCGTCGCCGCTTATTTCGCGATCGGCCAGATCCTCGTCCCCGATGGCCTCCTCCAACCCCTGATCAATCTCCTCCCCGGTCGCGGCCGGCAGGTGGTGGACGGCGTCTCCGCCTGGCTCGCCCTCTATCCCGATATCACCGTTCGCGCGGTCGCCGGTTTTCTTCTCCTCCATCTCTCCGGTCTGCTGAAAACCATTTCCTTCCTCATCATCACCATCACCCTTCCACGCCTGATCACCCGGGACCTGGCCAGCAATGCCATCATTGTCTACTCCTCCCGGGCCATCAGCCGGCTCGACTACCTCCTGGGAAAACTGCTCGGGCTTCTCGGCGTGCTTTCCCTCTGCTGGCTGGGACCCGTCATTGCTGTCTGGATACTTGGCAACGTCGTCGCCCCGGATTGGGCCTTCTTCTGGCACTCCCGCAGCGGCCTCGGCCATGCCCTCATCGCCATCATCCCCGCAATGACCGCTACCGCGCTCGTTGTCCTGGCCATCTCCGCCCTCTCATCGAACGGCCGGGTCACCGTCGCGACCTGGCTTGGCTTCTGGCTTCTGCCCGTGGCCCTCGTACCCCTCGCCCGACTGACCCGACCCTGGCTGGCCTACCTGAGCTTCAGCCACGATGTCGAGCAATGGTCGCTCGCTGTCTTCCTGCCCTACCGCGACTTCGCCCGGGCCCGCGATTCCCTGCCCTTCTTCAATATTGTGTTCGGCGGCGTCGATTCATCGGCCATCCAGTCGTGGGGCGAGGTTCCCCTGCTCGCGCCGGGCATCGGCCTGCTCCTGGCCGCGACGCTCGCCATCCTCATTCTCTTCCGGAGGATCCGGACCCGATGAATGCCGTCATCCAGGCCGAGAACCTCAGCCGCTTCTACGGCATCGTCATGGGGCTGAACAATATCTCCTTCGCGATCGAACCCGGCCTGACCGGACTGGTCGGACCGAACGGGGCCGGCAAGACCACCCTCATCCGCCTCGTCACCGGGCAGATCCGTCCCAGTTCCGGCCGGCTGCACGTCTTCGGGCGCCCCCCGTGGGACCGGCCGGAGATCCTCGGCCGAATCGGTTACTGCCCTGAAGGCGACGCCCTGCATGGAGGTCTCACCCCGATCGACTGGCTCGTCGCGCTCGGCGGCCTCTCCGGCCTCGACCGAGCGAGCGCCCGGAGACGGGCGGAAGCAACCCTCGACCAGGTCGGCCTTGAACCGCTCCATCGCGGAAAACTCATCGCGGGTTTCTCCAAGGGGATGAAACAGAGGGTCAAACTGGCCCAGGCCCTGCTCCACCGGCCCGACCTCCTTGTCCTCGACGAACCGATGAACGGCCTCGACCCGATGGGCCGGCGGGAGATCGGCGACCTGCTCCGGGAGGAAGCGGCCCGCGGGGTTCACATCCTCGTCTCCAGCCACATCCTGCCCGAGCTCGAATCCCTCTGCGGACGACTTGTATTGATGAATTGGGGGCGCGTCCTCGCAGCCGGCAGCCGGCAAAGCATCCGCAATGAGCTGCAGACCTGGTCCGAGCGCGTCACCGTGCGCTGCGACCAGCCCGGCGCCCTCGCCCGCTCCCTTCTGCAACGCGGGCTCATCCGGGGATTCGAAATCGGGTCGGGCGGCGATTCGGTCTCCCTCGTTCTCGAACGGCCGGCCGAGTTTTACGACCAGCTCAACGATGCCCTCCTCGAAAGCGGAACCGCCATCCGGGAGGTCCGCAGCGAGACCCGCTCCCTCCACCAGATCTTCGAGCGCATGACCCGATGAAGCCCGCCGCCGAGACCCCAGCCCCACCCGCAGCCCAAACCGTCGGGACGGCCCCGATCGCGCCCGCCTTCGCCGGTATCTGGACGCTCGTCTGGAAATCGCGGGGCAGCCGCCGCCATTGGCCAAAGATCCTCGGCCTCCACCTCGGCCTTCCGGCCATCATCCTGCTCACCGGTGGACCGGATCGGATCGGGTCCTACCTTCAGGTCATCCTCAAGCTCCAACTGATGCTGGCGATGCCCCTGGTCTGCCTGGTCAACATGGCGGCTCCCATCCGTGACGAAGCCGCGGAAGGCACCCTGTGCTTCCTCTCGGTCCGTCCAATCAGGCGCGGAGTGTTCTTTCTGCTGCTTCATGCCGCCCACCTGCTCTGGCTGGAAATCCATTTCCTTTTCTCCGGCTTGCTTCTGCTCGGGGTGGGCTTCTGGCTGGAAGTCCCCGGACTGAGTCACCTGGTCGTCCCCCTGCTCCTCGCCCAGGCGGCCGGCGTTTTCGCGTTTTCCGGATTGAGTGCATTCCTCGGCCTGCTGACCCGCCGCTATCTCATCCTCGGCCTGCTTTACGGGGCAATTGTCGAAGTCGGCATCGGCGGTATCCCCACCAATATCAACGCCCTCTCCCTTGGCCATCACGTCCGGGTCATCGTCAGCGCCTTCCAGCCGGCCGGGGACCTGCTGAGGGCCAACCAGGGACAGGTCGGCCTTTCCCTCCTCGTTCTTCTGCTGGTGGGCCTGATCACGGCGGGGGCCGCTTCTCTCCTCTATTCGGCCCGGGAGGTTCCTCCCGGCCCGGAGGCCTGACCATGGACCGTATCCTCGATCGCGTGAAGTCTTCGGCACAATCCTGTAACCTCCCGGCCCCGGGAAGCGAATACCCGGATACACGTTCACCCCTGTCTCCCATGAAAACACTCACCTCCATTCTCGCCATCACCTCGGTCCTGGCCACCAGCCTTCCGGCCGAAAGCGTCCCTACCGAGACCATTTCGAAACAGGCGAAGTGGCTGATTCATCTCAACCTCGACGCCTTCCGCGACACCGCCATCGGTGCCGCTCTCTTCGAATCCGTGATCAAACCTAAGGCCGGGGAAACCCCGATGGGGTTCCGGATCAAGACCGAGGACATCTACCAGGGCATTCACGCCATCACCGCCTACGGCAACAGCTACCAGATCGACCAACAGTCGATCGGCGTCCTTCTCATCCGGACCGAGGCCAATCTCCGCTCGATCCTTGAAGCCGCCCTGATTCAGCAGGAAGCCGCCGGAGCGGAGGGAGCCGAGGTCAAAACCATCCAGACCGAGCCCTACCCGATCTACTCCGTCGCCGGCGGGCTTTTCGGCGCCGTCCTTCCCAGTAATGTCGTGGTCGTGAGCAAGTCCCTCGAACAACTGACCGCGGCCGTCGACGTGGTCGAGAACCGCTCCCCCGGACTCGATGAACGCAAGGGCGGCTTCCCGGGACTGAAGGGGGATGACCAGTCCTTCTTCCTTCTCGCGACCGCGGAAGGTTTCAATGAATCCAACATGATCCCGCCCCAGGCCCGCGTGCTCCAGCTCGCGGAATCCGCCCGCCTCGCCCTCGGTGAGATCAAGGACCGGATCGCCCTCAACCTGACCCTCGGAGCCCGCGACGAAACCACCCGCACCCAGCTCCAGAAGATCGTCGAAGGCCTTCTCGCCCTCGTCTCCCTCGGTCAACTCGACAACCAGGACCTCTCCGAAATCGTCTCCAGTACCGAGGTCATGAGCGACGGGAATGACGTTTCCGTCGGCATCAGCTATCCGGTTGACCGGGTCCTCGCTCTGGTTCAGAATTCCATCCGTCCACCCGCGGCGCCTCATCATATCCACGAACCCTCCGTCGAGATCAGTGGAGACAACGTCAAGATCCAGAGTGGCGAGACCACGATCGAGATAAAGAACCCTTGAAGTGGCCGGAACCGCCCAACAGGTCGAAAGCAGCGAAGAACTGGCGGAACGCTGCCAGGACGGCGACACCCGTGCCTATGCCACCTTGCTCGAACAATTCGGACCCAGGATTTTCGGCTTTCTTCTCAACCGCATCGGCAACGCCCACGACGCCGAGGACCTGACCCAGGAGGTTTTCGTGAAGGCCTACCGCAATATCCACAGATTCGATACGACCCGCCCCTTTGGGCCGTGGCTCTTCACCATCGCCCGCCGGACCGCCGCCACCTTCCACCGCCGGAGGAAGCCGACCGAGATCCTCGCTGAAGATACCGTCTCGGATGAAGCCGGCCCGCAGAATCGGGCCGAGAGCGAGGATGACTGCAGGCGGATCTGGGCCTTCGCCCGCACCCTGCGCCCACGCCATTTCGAAGTCCTCTGGCTCCGCTACCGGGAGGACTTCACCATCCCCCAGGTCGCCGAAAGCCTCGGGATCACCCTGCTCAACACCAAAGTCCTGCTCCACCGCGCCCGCGCCGAACTCGCCCGCAAACTCGAGGCCGCAGGATTCTACCATTCATCGCCATGATCTGTTTCACAAGACGATCGAAGATTTCATCCGCCATCGAGTCCGGCCAGGACCTCCCGGATGATCTGGCCGCCCATCTCGAAGTCTGCCCGTCCTGCCGCCGGTTCTTCGAACGACAGCGCGATCTCGTGAATCGCCTCCGGATTCCTGTCTCCGATTCGGCCCAGTACCCGGCAGGCCTCACCGCCGCCATCATGCGGGCCATCCAGCAACCGGAGGCTACCCGGACCAGTCGACCAGGTGAACGCCGACGGATTTCCCCCTGGCTGGCCCCCCTTTCCTTTGCCTCGGTCGCCCTCGCCGCCGCTCTCTTCCTGATTTTCCGGGAACCCGTTTCCAACCCGCCCGCCGTGGCCGACCTGGAAAGACCGATTTCGGCCGAAGTGGTCGCCGAAGAGACGGCACCGGCCGACTACATCCGAAGCTGGAGTGTCGCCATCAATCAACCGCTCGACACGGAACTCGACAGTGTGGTCGCCGATGCCCGTTCCGCCGTCCGCTTCCTCGCGGTCAATTTCCTGCCGGACTCCGAGAACACGGAGAGCCTTTGACCCCGGCCGGACGGGCTATCCGATGGTCAACATCTCCGCCTCGCTCAGGCGCCGGCCCACTGACCCGACAATCCTCGACAGCCCGTCTTCATCGAGGTCGGCGAGCTTGACCAGATAGGGATCCGGTCCCTCCCGGGCTGCGGTGCCCGTCCCGGCGCACTGACGGTTGCGGATCCAGAGCGCGAGGCCGAGCAGACAGGCCAGTCTGGGCACGTTGGGGGAGCGGGTGGGTGAGAGCTGGTAGCGGACGGCCTCGGTCATCGCGTCAGGAAATCCCCATAGCTCCAGCAAGGCCGCACCGACCTCAGCATGGTCGCATCCAAATCGCCGGCGTTCCCGCTCATCCAGGCCGGGCTCAAAGGGATTCCCCAACACAAGACGCTCAGGGCCTTCCGACTCGATTTCCTGGCTGACGAGTACCATTCCGACGGCGTGCAGCAAACCCGAGGTGTAGGCGGTATCTTCGCTTCGGTGTGTATGACTGGCCAATTCCTCCATCGCAAAGGCGCCCGCCAGGGAGGCGCGCCAGAGTGCACCCGGCGCCAGGCCGTAACAATGCAGCGGCCGGGCCAGAAGACGCCGGGCGACCGACTCCATGAGCAGGCGGCTGACCTCCCGGTATCCGATCCGGGCGACGGCCTCGTCCATACTGCCGATCCGGTTGCCTCTGGCGTGGACAACGCTGTTGGCCCGCTGGAGAATCCGGCCGGTCAGCCCGGGATCCAACTTGATCATGCCGAGGATCTCATCGGTGTTGGAATCGGGATTTCCCAGGAACTGTTGCAGCCTCGGCAGGAGCGGTCCCTGAACCGGAAGATTCACCCCCCGGGCAAGGATCGAATCCAGTCGATTGGCACTCTCACCGCGGCTTTCGGTCATCCCCATCTGGAATCATCCAACGGCATTCCCGATCGAAGATGAAGACCGCCTGTGAGACCTACAGGGAACGCCACCAGGCGCGGGAAGCTCGAATCGCCCTCCAAAAACACCAGCCCCCCGCGACCAGGTTGGCCAGCATGACGAGCATTCCCAGATCCGAAGCCTGATCGCCCCGACTCGGATAGAAAACCGCGTGATGCAAAATCAGCGACAGGTAGCCGAAGACCGTATAAACGGCGAACATGCCCGGGAACGATAATTGTGTTTCCGCCTTCATGGGAGTCTCCCTGTCTCTACTATCGGAATTCGCCGGCAGAATGCAAGCGACCCCTTCCCGATGAAATCCCGTTGATCTGGAAAACCCCCCGCCCTACTCTGGCCCCGATGAGTCAATTCCCATCCGGACTTTGGGCATCACAGCTTCTTCCGCCCGAACAGGTCCTTCACTGGCAATTCGGCCCCCTCACCGTCTGGATGGACTACCGCAATGAAGAACTGCGCGTGGCCACCTCGTACCAGGAACGCGGAAACGGGGACTGTTTCGCCCGACTCGAAGAGAATTCCCCCGAGTCCGGTGGCGTCGCCGAGCGGTTCGATCAGGAGGGAATCGAAATTCCCTTCCCCCACCGCACGCTTTACACCGGCGACGTCACCGCCCCTTTCCCCATCCGCATCGTCGAAAACCCCGCGGAATCCAAACCCGGACAGGCCTGAACCTCAAACGGCGTTTTTTGTGGCACAAATCCTCCGAAGAGCGGACTCACTCCCAGAAGGCAGCCTCGAAGTGATGAAACTCTCCCGCAACCTGATCCTGACATTCCTCGCCCTCGCCGGCTTGATCGCGGCCAAACCCCTATGCGCCCAATCCGGGGAGCCCGATCCCATTTCCGGCGAGAGCCTGGCCGAACGGAACCTGAAGGAACTCGTCCGGAAGGAACGCGCCATCTGGGCATCCCTCGAAGAAGCCACCAATGAGGAGGATATCGAAACCGCCAAGCCCAAATTCCAGGAGGTGCTGACCGGCTACGACGGCCTCGTCCGCGACAACCCCGAATTCGTGCCCGCTTTCGTGGCCTACGGATTGCTGCTGGCCAGGATCGATGAGATCAAGGCGTCCCGGGCCATCTTCATGCGGGCCAACCAGCTCGACCCCAACATCGCCGTGGTCAAGAACCAGCTCGGCAATTTCCTGGTGGAAGATGCCCTCTACAAGGAAGCCCTGCCCTACTATCTCGCCGCGATCGAACTCGAACCCAGGGAACCCCTCTACCATTACCAGCTGGGGACTCTGCTGACCGAGTTCATGCCCTACTTCATCCGGGACCGGCTCTACGACCGCAGGACGATCGAGACCGAGATGCAGGAAGCGTTCAGGCAGGCGGCCGCCCTCGACCCGGACAACTGGGCCTATGGTTACCGTTATGCCGAGAGTTTCTATGATCTGGAAGACCCGGATTGGGACAAGGCCATGACCGAATGGTCCCAATTGGAGCGGCGGGCCCGACCGGGAATCGAGCGCCAGACCATTCAACTCCATCAGGCCAATATCATGATCCGGCAGGGGCGCACCCTGGCCGCCCGTGACATCCTCGAGAAAATCGACGAACCGGTTCTCGCTTCCAACCGGCAGACCCTGGAGGACGAACTCGAAGGTCGGGTCAATCCGGACGGCGGGTGAACCCCGCAAAAAAAAGCGGGAGGCCCGAAAGCCTCCCGCTCGAGAGCAACCGAAACCCGGGAGACGTCAGCCGCCCGCTTTTTCCTGGAAAAGATGCACGTCGCGCTGCGGAAAGGGGATGCTGATCCCTTCCTTGTCGAAGCGCTGCTTGACCGCCTTCTGCATGTCGAAGAACAGTCCCCAGTAGTCGGCCTTGTTCACCCAGGGACGCACCGCAAAGTTGATCGAGCTGTCGCCCAGCTCTGAAACCACCACCATGGGCGCCGGTTCCGGAAGCACCCGCGGGTCCGCCTTGACCATCTCCATGAGGATGGACTGGACCTTGTCGAGGTCGTCGGAATAACTGACTCCGAAGGTCATGTCGCAACGACGGGTGTCGTTGGCCGTGACATTGGTGATATTGCCGGACATGATGCCCGCGTTCGGAACAATGATCTTCTTGTTGTCCGGAGTCTTCATCTCGGTCACGAGAATGCCGATCTCCTCGACAATCCCGGCGGCACCGCCCGCATCGATGAAATCACCGATCTTGAACGGCCGAAAAATGATGATGAGCACGCCTGCCGCGAAATTCGAGAGCGACCCCTGGAGGGCGAGACCGACGGCCAGGCCGGCGGCACCGATGATCGCCACCAGCGAGGTGGTCTGGATGCCCAGCTTGCCGATCGCCGCCAACACGACAAAGACGAGCAGGAGCGCGTACATCAGGCTGGACACAAACGAAGTCAGGGCCGGGTCGACCTCCTTCTTCTCCATCAGTCGCCTGACCGTCCGGGTCAGGAACTTCGCAATCCAGCGACCAATGACGAAGATGACAATGGCGGCCAGCAGGCGCAGACCCCATTCAATTCCCAGCTGTGTGAATTTCTCGATTTGTTCTTGGCTCATAGATGGTAAAGGTTCGCGGCGACGCTAAACACAGAATTCCGCGAGGGAAACCTCGAATCGAAAAAAATCACCCGACAGATGGCCGCACCGCGGCCGAACCCAGCTCGTAGATCGCGTATCCGGAAAACAGATTGGGCAGGAAGCGGCAAGGGGTCTTCCAATCACCCCGCAGGTAGACCCTGCGGTCCATCCCCACACCCGATTCTTCACAGAAATGCTCGAATTCGACCACCGAAACCGGATTGCTCGGGCGGCTGCCCGCCCATTCGCTCGGGTAGACGTCGTTGACCAGCCTCCGGCCATGCAAGGCCAGGCTGACCCGGTTCTTCCAATAGCCGTGATTGACAAAGCCGACCGTCAACTTCCGTCCCACCCGGAGGGCCTCCCCGATGACCCGTGCGGGGTGCGACAGCTCCTGCACGGTGCGTGAACAGAGGACATGATCGAAAAACCCGTCCGGAAACCGCTTCAGTAATACCTCCAGATCGCCCTGATAGGCTGACAGTCCGCGCCGGATACAGGCCGTCACCTTGGTGAAATCGGTATCAACGCCCA
This window of the Opitutaceae bacterium genome carries:
- a CDS encoding methionine biosynthesis protein MetW — encoded protein: MSKLPPKRTVDMQIIADWIEPGSRVLDLGCGRGVLLEFLVQSKAVRAVGVDTDFTKVTACIRRGLSAYQGDLEVLLKRFPDGFFDHVLCSRTVQELSHPARVIGEALRVGRKLTVGFVNHGYWKNRVSLALHGRRLVNDVYPSEWAGSRPSNPVSVVEFEHFCEESGVGMDRRVYLRGDWKTPCRFLPNLFSGYAIYELGSAAVRPSVG
- a CDS encoding mechanosensitive ion channel: MSQEQIEKFTQLGIEWGLRLLAAIVIFVIGRWIAKFLTRTVRRLMEKKEVDPALTSFVSSLMYALLLVFVVLAAIGKLGIQTTSLVAIIGAAGLAVGLALQGSLSNFAAGVLIIIFRPFKIGDFIDAGGAAGIVEEIGILVTEMKTPDNKKIIVPNAGIMSGNITNVTANDTRRCDMTFGVSYSDDLDKVQSILMEMVKADPRVLPEPAPMVVVSELGDSSINFAVRPWVNKADYWGLFFDMQKAVKQRFDKEGISIPFPQRDVHLFQEKAGG
- a CDS encoding HDOD domain-containing protein, whose translation is MTESRGESANRLDSILARGVNLPVQGPLLPRLQQFLGNPDSNTDEILGMIKLDPGLTGRILQRANSVVHARGNRIGSMDEAVARIGYREVSRLLMESVARRLLARPLHCYGLAPGALWRASLAGAFAMEELASHTHRSEDTAYTSGLLHAVGMVLVSQEIESEGPERLVLGNPFEPGLDERERRRFGCDHAEVGAALLELWGFPDAMTEAVRYQLSPTRSPNVPRLACLLGLALWIRNRQCAGTGTAAREGPDPYLVKLADLDEDGLSRIVGSVGRRLSEAEMLTIG